Proteins found in one Muntiacus reevesi chromosome 2, mMunRee1.1, whole genome shotgun sequence genomic segment:
- the LOC136157538 gene encoding LOW QUALITY PROTEIN: myeloid cell surface antigen CD33-like (The sequence of the model RefSeq protein was modified relative to this genomic sequence to represent the inferred CDS: deleted 2 bases in 1 codon) translates to MLPLLLLPLLWAGSVAQNPRYQLDVPPSVSVQEGLCVRVPCAFSYDTKVSASSPVHGFWFREGVNEITDTPVATNKLDRQVQEDAQGRFHLLGDPRNNNCSLEIRDARKSDNGSYFFRVERGSIKWSYKPEQFVLNVTALTHQPHVLSPGALEAGRPGNLTCSVPWACERAMPPIFSWTSAAPSSLGPRTPFSSVLTLTPRPQDHGTRLTCQVKFPRSGAMVERTILLNVTCE, encoded by the exons atgctgccgctgctgctgctgccgctgctgtgGGCGG GGTCCGTGGCTCAGAATCCGAGATACCAGCTGGATGTGCCGCCGTCCGTGTCGGTGCAGGAGGGCCTGTGTGTCCGCGTGCCCTGCGCCTTCTCCTATGACACGAAGGTCAGTGCTTCTAGCCCTGTTCACGGCTTCTGGTTCCGGGAAGGGGTCAATGAAATCACGGACACTCCTGTGGCCACAAACAAACTAGATCGTCAAGTTCAGGAGGAT GCCCAGGGCCGATTCCACCTCCTCGGGGACCCCAGGAACAACAACTGCTCCCTGGAGATCAGAGATGCCAGGAAGAGCGACAACGGTTCCTACTTTTTTCGAGTGGAAAGAGGAAGTATCAAATGGAGTTACAAGCCTGAGCAGTTCGTCTTGAATGTGACAG CCCTCACCCACCAGCCCCACGTCCTCAGCCCGGGGGCCCTGGAGGCCGGCCGCCCCGGGAACCTGACCTGCTCTGTGCCCTGGGCCTGCGAGCGGGCCATGCCCCCCATCTTCTCCTGGACGTCAGCTGCCCCCAGCTCCCTGGGCCCCAGGACCCCTTTCTCGTCGGTGCTCACCCTAACCCCACGGCCCCAGGACCACGGCACCAGGCTCACCTGCCAGGTGAAGTTCCCCAGAAGTGGGGCGATGGTGGAGCGGACCATCCTGCTCAATGTCACCTGTGAGTGA
- the LOC136161615 gene encoding myeloid cell surface antigen CD33-like gives MLPLLLLPLLWAGSLAQDLRYRLDVPRYVSVQEGLCVRVPCAFSYYVDVLSASSPVHGFWFRDGADVALDAPVATNKLDREVQEEAQGRFHLFGDPRNNNCSLEIRDARKSDSSSYFFRVERGSIKWSYLSEQFVLNVTALTHQPHVLSPGALEAGRPGNLTCSVPWACERATPLIFSWTSAAPSSLGPRTPFSSVLTLTPRPQDHGSRLTCQVKFPRSGAMVERTILLNVTYMGGGGEGMTTLLSPWSSC, from the exons atgctgccgctgctgctgctgccgctgctgtgGGCAG GGTCCCTGGCTCAGGATCTGAGATACCGGCTGGACGTGCCGCGGTACGTGTCGGTGCAGGAGGGCCTGTGTGTCCGCGTGCCCTGCGCCTTCTCCTATTACGTGGACGTCCTCAGTGCTTCTAGCCCTGTTCACGGCTTCTGGTTCCGGGACGGGGCCGATGTAGCCCTGGATGCCCCCGTGGCCACAAACAAATTAGATCGTGAAGTTCAGGAGGAGGCCCAGGGCCGATTCCACCTCTTCGGGGACCCCAGGAACAACAACTGCTCCCTGGAGATCAGAGACGCCAGGAAGAGCGACAGCAGTTCCTACTTTTTTCGTGTGGAAAGAGGAAGTATCAAATGGAGTTACCTGTCTGAGCAGTTCGTCTTGAATGTGACAG CCCTCACCCACCAGCCCCACGTCCTCAGCCCGGGGGCCCTGGAGGCCGGCCGCCCCGGGAACCTGACCTGCTCCGTGCCCTGGGCCTGCGAGCGGGCCACGCCCCTCATCTTCTCCTGGACGTCCGCTGCCCCCAGCTCCCTGGGCCCCAGGACCCCCTTCTCGTCGGTGCTCACCCTCACCCCACGGCCCCAGGACCACGGTAGCAGGCTCACCTGCCAGGTGAAGTTCCCCAGAAGTGGGGCGATGGTGGAGCGGACCATCCTGCTCAATGTCACCT AtatgggtgggggcggggaagggaTGACTACACTTCTGTCACCCTGGTCCTCCTGCTGA